Proteins co-encoded in one Bremerella sp. TYQ1 genomic window:
- a CDS encoding TolC family protein — protein sequence MTTGLSGCLHPCWKSYDCPDPPAYDECLISEYADRGLKIEDPVPSVCEDEDWLEIPDSPDAINPDNINLETGYWDLSLEEAVRLALQNSQVMKDLGGVLRSPEALVSMYDPAIVYTDGRFGEEAALSAFDATFGAGAYFESNDRRVNNFTVGDNGFFQQDLHNYEVNLSKRNATGGLVSIRGITEYDYNNNPQKIFSAGWDTYIDAEVRQPLLQGAGVMFNRIAGPNGEPGFANGVLIARTRTDISLADFEIAVRNLVSDVENAYWDLFFAYRDLDVKINARNNVLEVWKKAYANVEADKKSADTEAQAREQYFRFQVEVVNALNGRLVERTRGNNGSLGGTFNNPGGVRVAERRLRFMMGLTQTNGRLIRPSTEAPVAKVQFDWNAVATEALARRPELRRQKWVIKQRELELLANRNFLKPNLDLIARYRQRGFGPTLSDESSIPGEAGALQSLTDGDFAEYQLGFEFDMPIGFRRAHSAVRSSELALARAKAVREEQEKQIMYGLSNSYAEIQRAYEIMELLFNRREAANAQEATVRASYEAGKAPIDLLLEAQRRVIDSSALFNQARVDYALAVKNVHFEKGSLLEFYQISLAEGPWPQKAYNDAVMRDLHKRAAHHNYVINEAVIGEPRKVDNTLVAKPKDGSVTPPMKKLNIPPATPEVSPSARTSSLPVRNNPLRSASAQSSGVIKPAGHSIAPVERIAPAPIIRAAEAKSSENFSFGSDTSGKEVWLH from the coding sequence ATGACGACCGGGCTGAGCGGTTGCTTGCATCCGTGTTGGAAAAGCTACGATTGCCCCGATCCACCCGCATATGACGAGTGCCTCATCTCGGAATACGCCGATCGTGGTCTGAAGATCGAAGACCCTGTCCCCAGCGTGTGTGAAGACGAAGACTGGCTAGAGATTCCTGACTCGCCAGATGCAATCAATCCTGACAATATCAACCTGGAAACCGGCTACTGGGACTTGAGCCTGGAAGAAGCGGTTCGCCTGGCTCTTCAAAACTCGCAGGTCATGAAAGACCTCGGCGGTGTGCTTCGCAGCCCCGAAGCATTAGTTTCGATGTACGACCCCGCAATCGTCTACACCGATGGACGATTCGGTGAAGAAGCGGCACTGAGCGCCTTCGATGCGACATTCGGCGCCGGCGCTTACTTTGAATCGAACGATCGCCGCGTCAACAACTTTACCGTTGGTGACAATGGTTTCTTCCAGCAAGACTTGCACAACTACGAAGTGAACCTGAGCAAGCGAAACGCGACCGGTGGTTTGGTCTCGATTCGTGGTATCACCGAATACGACTACAACAACAATCCACAAAAGATCTTCAGCGCCGGCTGGGACACCTACATCGATGCCGAAGTACGTCAGCCATTACTCCAAGGTGCCGGCGTCATGTTCAACCGCATCGCAGGCCCCAACGGCGAACCTGGTTTTGCCAATGGTGTTTTGATCGCTCGCACACGCACCGACATCAGCCTGGCCGACTTCGAGATTGCCGTGCGAAACCTGGTGAGCGACGTCGAAAACGCTTACTGGGACTTGTTCTTCGCTTACCGAGATCTCGATGTCAAAATCAATGCACGTAACAACGTGCTGGAAGTTTGGAAGAAGGCCTACGCCAACGTCGAAGCAGACAAAAAGTCGGCCGATACCGAAGCCCAAGCTCGCGAACAATACTTCCGCTTCCAAGTCGAAGTGGTCAACGCTTTGAACGGCCGACTCGTCGAACGCACCCGCGGGAACAACGGTTCGCTTGGTGGTACGTTCAACAACCCCGGTGGTGTTCGCGTGGCCGAACGTCGCTTGCGTTTCATGATGGGACTGACGCAAACCAATGGCCGTTTGATCCGTCCTTCGACAGAAGCCCCAGTCGCGAAAGTTCAATTCGACTGGAACGCGGTTGCAACGGAAGCCTTGGCACGTCGCCCAGAACTGCGTCGCCAGAAATGGGTTATCAAACAGCGTGAACTGGAACTGCTGGCCAACCGCAACTTTCTGAAGCCCAACTTGGACTTGATCGCACGCTATCGTCAGCGTGGCTTCGGCCCAACATTGTCCGACGAAAGCAGCATCCCCGGCGAAGCAGGTGCCCTGCAGAGCCTGACCGATGGCGACTTCGCCGAATACCAACTTGGCTTCGAGTTCGACATGCCGATCGGTTTCCGTCGAGCCCATTCAGCCGTCCGCAGCAGCGAATTGGCATTGGCTCGAGCTAAAGCGGTTCGCGAGGAACAGGAAAAGCAGATCATGTACGGCCTGTCGAATTCCTACGCGGAAATTCAACGTGCCTATGAAATCATGGAACTGCTCTTCAATCGCCGCGAAGCTGCCAACGCTCAAGAGGCGACCGTGCGTGCGAGTTACGAAGCCGGTAAAGCTCCGATCGACTTGCTGCTGGAAGCCCAACGCCGCGTGATCGACTCGAGTGCTTTGTTCAACCAGGCACGTGTCGACTATGCCTTGGCGGTGAAGAATGTTCACTTTGAAAAAGGCTCGCTGCTTGAGTTCTACCAGATCTCGCTTGCCGAAGGCCCGTGGCCGCAAAAAGCTTACAACGATGCCGTCATGCGTGATCTTCACAAGCGTGCTGCTCATCACAATTACGTGATCAACGAAGCCGTGATCGGCGAACCTCGCAAAGTCGATAACACCTTGGTGGCCAAACCCAAGGATGGCTCGGTCACACCGCCGATGAAAAAGCTGAATATCCCACCCGCAACACCCGAAGTTTCGCCATCGGCGAGAACCAGTTCGCTGCCGGTGAGAAACAATCCACTGCGATCGGCTTCCGCGCAAAGCAGCGGTGTTATCAAACCGGCTGGCCATTCAATCGCTCCGGTCGAACGGATCGCTCCGGCGCCAATCATCCGAGCCGCCGAAGCGAAGTCGAGCGAAAACTTCTCGTTCGGCAGTGATACCTCCGGCAAAGAAGTCTGGCTCCACTAA
- a CDS encoding sulfatase-like hydrolase/transferase: MQRGLLSLVLLLICGTFSYAADKPNFLWIMSEDNSSHFLELFDPTGASAPNIEALASEGLVFENAFSNAPVCSVARTTLITSCYAPRIGTMHHRKSFMVPMPEGLKMFPAYLHEAGYYTTNNSKEDYNAKKSADVWDDSSRKASWKNRGEGQPFFHVQTFTTTHESSLHFPEKDINDKPTKTDPETVFVPPHHPKTKTFKYTYARYHDRIQDVDAQIGKLIDQLKKDGLLESTFVFYFGDHGGVLPRGKGYAYETGLHIPLVIRIPENFRENLPQKPNTRIKSFVSFVDFGPTVLNLAGVKIPEGIDGHAFLGWGDQQLQETDESFGYADRFDEKYDMVRTLRKGKYRYVRNFQPFNFDGLMNNYRYKMVAYREWRKLYDAGKLNETEAQFFKARPAEMLFDVEADPYETKNLANDPKQAKVLAELRGRLNQILTDMPDLGFYPESYLAENAVDNPVAFGQKHQAEIAKLLEIANLENLPFAKAKPRLEEALQSSDPWQRYWGVIACTSHGMPAVSLAKSLESIAANDPENLVRVRAAEFLALHAEIDPNAVIKQAIANAETATEANLILNTVVLLQDGQPGYAFKLKRSDFKHVTGNRGELDRRLEYLFGK, translated from the coding sequence ATGCAACGCGGTCTATTGAGTCTCGTTCTTTTGTTGATTTGCGGCACGTTTTCGTACGCCGCGGACAAGCCGAACTTCCTGTGGATCATGTCGGAAGACAACTCGAGCCATTTTCTGGAACTGTTCGATCCCACGGGAGCTTCCGCTCCAAACATCGAAGCCCTTGCCAGCGAAGGACTTGTGTTCGAGAACGCGTTCTCGAACGCTCCTGTCTGCAGCGTGGCCCGAACGACGCTGATCACCTCGTGCTATGCCCCACGGATCGGAACGATGCATCATCGCAAGAGTTTCATGGTGCCGATGCCGGAAGGATTGAAAATGTTTCCGGCCTACCTGCACGAGGCTGGGTACTATACGACCAACAACAGCAAAGAAGATTACAACGCAAAGAAATCCGCTGACGTGTGGGACGATTCGTCACGCAAAGCGAGCTGGAAAAATCGTGGAGAAGGGCAACCTTTTTTCCACGTTCAAACGTTCACGACAACCCACGAAAGCTCGTTGCATTTCCCTGAAAAGGACATCAACGACAAGCCAACGAAGACCGACCCTGAAACGGTTTTCGTCCCACCGCATCACCCCAAGACGAAGACGTTCAAATACACGTATGCTCGGTACCACGACCGCATCCAGGATGTCGACGCACAGATCGGAAAATTGATTGATCAGCTGAAGAAAGACGGCCTTTTGGAGTCGACGTTTGTGTTTTATTTCGGCGACCACGGAGGTGTGCTCCCGCGCGGCAAAGGGTATGCCTACGAAACTGGACTGCACATCCCCCTGGTAATCCGCATCCCCGAAAACTTCCGAGAAAACCTTCCTCAAAAGCCCAACACCCGAATCAAATCGTTCGTGAGTTTTGTCGATTTTGGGCCAACGGTTTTGAATCTGGCTGGTGTCAAAATTCCCGAAGGAATCGACGGTCACGCGTTTCTTGGATGGGGCGATCAGCAGCTGCAAGAGACCGACGAATCGTTCGGATACGCCGATCGATTCGACGAAAAGTACGACATGGTTCGCACGCTGCGGAAAGGAAAGTATCGCTACGTTCGCAATTTCCAGCCGTTCAATTTCGATGGCTTGATGAACAACTATCGCTACAAAATGGTGGCCTATCGAGAATGGCGAAAGCTGTACGATGCCGGCAAACTGAACGAAACAGAAGCTCAGTTCTTTAAGGCCCGTCCAGCTGAAATGTTGTTCGACGTCGAAGCTGATCCGTACGAAACAAAGAATCTGGCTAACGATCCAAAGCAGGCCAAAGTGCTCGCGGAACTACGAGGGCGGTTGAACCAGATTCTGACCGATATGCCTGATTTAGGTTTCTATCCCGAAAGTTACCTGGCGGAAAACGCCGTGGACAACCCGGTCGCATTCGGACAGAAGCACCAAGCCGAGATCGCTAAGCTTTTGGAAATCGCGAACCTGGAGAACCTTCCTTTCGCCAAAGCGAAGCCTCGTTTGGAAGAGGCTTTGCAGTCTTCCGATCCATGGCAGCGTTACTGGGGTGTGATTGCTTGTACGTCCCACGGAATGCCAGCTGTTTCGTTGGCGAAGTCGTTGGAATCAATCGCCGCGAACGATCCAGAGAATCTGGTACGTGTACGTGCTGCGGAGTTCTTGGCATTGCATGCCGAGATCGATCCGAATGCCGTGATCAAGCAGGCCATTGCCAATGCAGAAACGGCAACCGAAGCCAACTTGATTCTCAACACGGTTGTGCTGCTGCAAGATGGCCAGCCGGGCTATGCGTTCAAGCTGAAGCGTTCCGACTTCAAGCATGTGACAGGGAACCGAGGCGAATTGGATCGACGTCTCGAGTACCTATTCGGGAAATAG
- a CDS encoding cyclopropane-fatty-acyl-phospholipid synthase family protein, with amino-acid sequence MDAMIDLFRDIDRMAPGSRETTLRAFTAATKGNDVQVIVEFGCGSGISTLLLAEQSAAHVTAIDTCQAFLDRLQTKATAAGVSDRITIVNQSMDKSWPSGTQFDLIWCEGAVYNMGLETALTQWRPLLSNSGRIAVSDLIWLEGYPEEAVRNFWEKEGLFMPTMQEAEALFEACGYRMIDRFVYPDSDWENYYAPVRERLSDWAAGWHDADEAKSTVRMFEDEMKVYEDFGSQYGYAFFVAEVVN; translated from the coding sequence ATGGACGCGATGATTGACCTGTTTCGAGACATCGATCGAATGGCTCCAGGAAGCCGGGAAACGACATTGAGGGCGTTTACTGCCGCAACAAAAGGAAACGATGTCCAAGTGATCGTTGAGTTTGGTTGCGGTAGCGGAATTTCGACGCTTTTGTTGGCGGAGCAAAGTGCTGCCCACGTGACGGCGATCGATACCTGCCAGGCATTTTTGGATCGGCTGCAAACGAAAGCGACCGCCGCGGGGGTGAGCGATCGGATCACCATTGTTAATCAAAGCATGGATAAATCTTGGCCCAGTGGAACGCAATTCGATCTGATCTGGTGCGAAGGTGCGGTGTACAACATGGGCCTCGAAACGGCGTTAACGCAGTGGCGTCCACTTCTCTCGAACTCAGGTCGAATTGCGGTCAGCGATTTGATTTGGCTGGAAGGCTATCCTGAGGAAGCGGTGCGGAATTTCTGGGAAAAAGAGGGGCTTTTCATGCCCACCATGCAGGAAGCAGAGGCTTTGTTCGAGGCGTGCGGGTACCGAATGATCGATCGGTTTGTCTATCCTGATTCCGACTGGGAGAACTACTACGCCCCTGTGCGCGAGCGGCTCAGCGATTGGGCCGCCGGATGGCATGACGCCGACGAGGCAAAAAGCACCGTCAGAATGTTCGAAGATGAGATGAAAGTATACGAAGATTTCGGCTCGCAGTATGGCTACGCGTTCTTCGTCGCGGAGGTTGTTAACTGA
- a CDS encoding DUF1559 domain-containing protein: MTTFPTPRKMPRSGFTLVELLVVIAIIGVLIALLLPAVQQAREAARRMQCKNNLKQMGLALHNYVDTYRVLPMGCTVDLSVSSTGNNGSWGVHGRILSFLEQGNLYDQVDITTAWDFQTAIDGLKIPGYGCPSDPGAGRERDPGSGKVKLWPTSYGFNYGTWFVYNPTTRQGGNGLFYPNSKLGFRDATDGSSNTLLGAEVKAWTPYRRNAGPDSTTIPNSISDAETQIASGSDEKNTGHTEWPDGRVHHTGFTVTMPPNAKTGCTVGGTAYEECDFNSWQEGKDGSSGSPTYAIVTSRSWHPGVVDVVMFDGSARSISETIDLTTWRALGTRAGGEVLGEY; the protein is encoded by the coding sequence ATGACGACATTTCCAACCCCACGGAAAATGCCGCGTTCTGGTTTCACACTTGTGGAACTGCTTGTTGTGATCGCCATTATCGGTGTGCTGATCGCATTGTTACTACCAGCTGTGCAGCAGGCCCGCGAGGCCGCTCGGCGGATGCAGTGCAAGAACAACTTGAAGCAAATGGGGCTCGCTCTACACAACTATGTCGACACCTACCGCGTGTTGCCGATGGGCTGCACGGTCGATCTTTCGGTCTCGTCGACTGGGAACAACGGCTCGTGGGGCGTTCATGGACGTATCCTCAGCTTCCTGGAACAGGGTAACTTGTACGACCAGGTCGACATCACAACGGCTTGGGATTTTCAGACCGCGATTGATGGCCTCAAGATTCCTGGCTATGGCTGCCCTAGCGATCCAGGGGCTGGCCGCGAACGTGACCCTGGCAGTGGCAAAGTGAAGCTTTGGCCCACTTCGTACGGTTTCAACTACGGCACGTGGTTTGTCTATAACCCGACCACTCGCCAAGGCGGTAACGGTTTGTTCTACCCGAACTCGAAGCTTGGCTTCCGTGACGCGACCGATGGTTCCTCGAATACGCTGCTCGGTGCGGAGGTGAAAGCCTGGACGCCGTATCGCCGCAACGCCGGCCCCGACTCGACCACCATTCCTAACTCGATCAGCGATGCCGAAACACAGATCGCTTCCGGGTCGGATGAAAAGAACACCGGCCACACCGAGTGGCCTGACGGTCGTGTACACCATACTGGCTTCACCGTTACCATGCCGCCCAACGCCAAGACGGGCTGTACCGTCGGCGGCACAGCCTACGAAGAGTGCGACTTCAATTCCTGGCAGGAAGGCAAAGATGGCAGCAGCGGCAGCCCGACTTATGCCATCGTGACCAGCCGTAGTTGGCACCCCGGCGTCGTCGATGTGGTAATGTTCGACGGCAGCGCACGCTCGATTAGCGAAACAATTGACCTGACCACATGGCGTGCTCTTGGTACCCGAGCCGGTGGCGAAGTGCTCGGCGAGTATTAA